From the genome of Pseudomonas yamanorum, one region includes:
- a CDS encoding class 1 fructose-bisphosphatase — protein sequence MSRVTLSRYLIEQTRSNNTPADLRFLIEVVARACKEISHAVSKGALGGVLGSMGTENVQGEVQKKLDVISNEILLEANEWGGHLAGMASEEMDNAYQIPGKYPKGAYLLVFDPLDGSSNIDINAPVGTIFSVLRCPNEYLSQNEALNEKAFLQPGTEQVAAGYAIYGPQTMLVLTLGDGVKGFTLDREMGSFVLTHEDITIPASTQEFAINMSNQRHWEEPVTRYVGELMAGEEGPLKKNFNMRWVAAMVADVHRILTRGGLFMYPRDSREPSKPGKLRLMYEANPMSFLVEQAGGASTDGHQRILDIQPEGLHQRVAVFLGSKEEVERVTGYHKA from the coding sequence ATGTCCCGCGTTACCCTGAGTCGCTATTTGATCGAGCAGACCCGCAGCAACAACACGCCTGCCGATCTGCGCTTCCTTATCGAAGTGGTGGCGCGTGCTTGCAAGGAAATCAGCCACGCCGTCTCCAAAGGCGCATTGGGTGGTGTCCTGGGCAGCATGGGCACTGAAAACGTACAAGGCGAAGTGCAGAAGAAACTCGACGTGATTTCCAACGAAATCCTGCTGGAAGCCAACGAATGGGGTGGTCACCTGGCCGGCATGGCGTCCGAGGAAATGGACAATGCCTACCAGATCCCGGGCAAGTACCCGAAAGGCGCCTACCTGCTGGTATTCGACCCATTGGACGGTTCGTCGAACATCGACATCAACGCGCCGGTTGGCACCATCTTCTCGGTACTGCGTTGCCCGAACGAATACCTGAGCCAGAACGAAGCCCTGAACGAAAAGGCTTTCCTGCAGCCAGGCACCGAGCAGGTCGCTGCCGGTTACGCGATCTACGGCCCGCAGACCATGCTGGTGCTGACCCTGGGCGACGGCGTCAAAGGCTTCACCCTGGACCGTGAAATGGGCAGCTTCGTGCTCACTCACGAAGACATCACCATTCCCGCGTCCACCCAGGAATTTGCGATCAACATGTCCAACCAGCGCCACTGGGAAGAGCCGGTTACCCGCTATGTGGGTGAGTTGATGGCAGGCGAAGAAGGTCCGCTGAAGAAGAACTTCAACATGCGCTGGGTGGCTGCGATGGTCGCCGACGTGCACCGTATCCTGACCCGTGGTGGTTTGTTCATGTACCCACGTGACAGCCGCGAGCCGTCCAAGCCGGGCAAACTGCGCCTGATGTACGAAGCCAACCCGATGTCGTTCCTGGTTGAGCAGGCGGGCGGTGCGTCCACCGACGGCCACCAGCGCATCCTCGACATCCAGCCTGAAGGCCTGCACCAGCGTGTGGCGGTGTTCCTGGGGTCGAAGGAAGAAGTTGAGCGTGTGACCGGCTACCACAAGGCGTAA
- a CDS encoding DUF3999 domain-containing protein produces MGKLSVALLGMCTTLSAWAQETPADFTTRVPLTVSGGGPWYRLELPLAVQLSARQADLSDVRVFNAAGEPQAYALARQSVQSTESRSLSNVKWFPLYAAADSAEAVPSVRVQSTSTGTLVQVQPPSQLEAGEEVLRGWLLDASGIKAPLQQLVLDWTSERDGFQRFSIEASDDLQHWRAWGEGQVARLSFADERVEQHEVSLPGQSARYLRLLWKGQAAPTLTSAQLESVSAHSLPLPLVWSQPLSGSRLKAGEYSWQLPSALNVERLRIDLSQPNSLAPVTLSGRRESNQAWQPLSSGLLYRLTQNGQDVLQNELQLPGQAVAQLKLNVDERGGGLGVEAPTLSFAVRATQLVFLARGEPPFTLALGNPSVKGANLPLSTLIPDYSAERFATLGQANVAGEAVVTSPAVATPVDAGPNWKKLGLWAVLLLGVAALGAMAYSLLRKPPVAR; encoded by the coding sequence ATGGGCAAGCTGAGTGTGGCGCTTTTGGGGATGTGCACTACGTTATCGGCCTGGGCCCAGGAAACGCCCGCCGACTTCACCACGCGGGTGCCGCTGACGGTCAGTGGTGGAGGCCCGTGGTACCGCCTGGAGCTGCCGTTGGCGGTGCAATTGAGCGCCCGTCAGGCCGACCTGAGTGATGTGCGGGTGTTCAACGCAGCCGGCGAACCCCAGGCCTACGCGCTGGCGCGGCAGTCGGTGCAAAGCACCGAAAGCCGCAGCCTGTCCAACGTGAAGTGGTTCCCGCTGTACGCCGCGGCCGACTCCGCTGAAGCCGTGCCCAGCGTGCGTGTGCAATCCACTTCCACCGGCACGTTGGTGCAAGTGCAGCCGCCTAGCCAATTGGAGGCAGGCGAAGAGGTCCTGCGCGGCTGGCTGCTCGACGCCAGTGGGATCAAGGCGCCGTTGCAGCAACTGGTTCTCGACTGGACCAGTGAGCGCGACGGCTTCCAGCGTTTCAGCATCGAAGCCAGCGACGACTTGCAGCACTGGCGTGCCTGGGGCGAAGGGCAGGTGGCGCGACTGTCGTTTGCCGATGAGCGGGTCGAGCAGCACGAAGTGAGTTTGCCTGGGCAGTCGGCGCGGTACCTGCGCCTGCTCTGGAAAGGCCAGGCCGCACCGACACTGACGTCGGCGCAGTTGGAGAGTGTCAGCGCCCATAGCCTGCCGTTGCCGCTGGTGTGGTCGCAGCCATTGTCGGGCAGCCGTCTCAAGGCCGGGGAATACAGCTGGCAGTTGCCCAGCGCACTGAATGTCGAACGTCTGCGTATCGACCTGAGCCAACCCAACAGCCTCGCACCGGTCACTCTGTCGGGCCGCCGAGAGAGCAATCAGGCCTGGCAGCCTTTGAGCAGTGGCTTACTCTATCGACTGACGCAAAATGGCCAGGACGTTTTACAGAACGAATTGCAGTTGCCCGGGCAGGCCGTTGCGCAGCTCAAGCTCAACGTGGACGAACGCGGCGGTGGCTTGGGTGTGGAGGCGCCGACGCTGAGCTTTGCGGTGCGGGCCACGCAGTTGGTTTTTCTGGCACGGGGCGAGCCACCGTTCACGTTGGCGTTGGGCAATCCGTCGGTGAAAGGCGCGAATTTGCCGCTGTCGACGTTGATCCCGGATTACAGTGCTGAACGCTTCGCCACGCTTGGGCAGGCCAACGTGGCGGGCGAAGCGGTGGTGACTTCGCCTGCGGTTGCGACCCCTGTTGATGCCGGGCCGAACTGGAAAAAGCTCGGTCTTTGGGCCGTGCTGCTGCTCGGTGTGGCGGCGCTGGGCGCCATGGCCTACAGTTTGCTGCGCAAGCCGCCGGTGGCACGTTAA
- a CDS encoding DUF2339 domain-containing protein codes for MQWIFMLIGLVLGWTLDESFSDAGIGALLGLGIGQAIRLSMLASRTEEQGRQLESARNALKVVEQRLALLERPAAVEAPEPVFVEEPLPVAAPPELVWELPADLEPAYATVVAEPSQPLPADVWRAEPSASIPEQPAAPALPRGPNFIERAISGARNWLFGGNTVLRVGVVLLFLGLAFLLRYATEGMVVPIELRYAGVAGCALALLGLGWWLRLRNSNYGLMLQGTGIAVLYLTVFAAMRLHPLLDPGAALGLLVAVTVFSAILAITQDALGLACAAALGGFAAPILTSTGAGNHVALFSYFALLNAGILAIAWFKAWRLLNLIGFVGTFGIGFAWGMRSYTPELLWSTEPFLILFFLMYLGIGLLFARRKLLEMRDAPDDDSRGALLRWSAAKGDYVDGSMLFGPPLVGFGLQFALVQHLEFAAAFSALALGITYMGLARLLSGGRALLLAETCLALGVIFASLAIPLGLDVRWTAAAWAVEGAGIFWLGLRQQRPLARAFGLLLQVGSALAFLSELRVGETSLLDGAPLGALLLGAALLFSFFQLRKAPVEQAAQWERRGLPVLASVGLGFLYLLAPLLLSTQGTAISWAIAGLATLLVGLRIGSRTFLFTAFAVQLLGGALFLLRLRTGADSGAVFSAGWSGLLTASLIGLALIGGMLLAARDTMVRSDARLLRGLSVVLLAGLVLINLAVLFVLPWETASGVWAASGLLIIWLSLYLQQRVSFVFGLLLQVIGGASFLIAVPDLLGPLASEGLRPLGHSGFWTPMVLGLAALVGAWRLQRRPHAPVFETLSLQRLSDVLLVWGAGWWTLALVSEVLRFAPSMLQGTWLLAVAAVSVAIWAVLALRLQWASLGLLCTLLMPAAGVVLLGAWGSRYHPAANFAWLAWAAVFAVHFMSLRRLALVIPEKALGAAHVLGCWLLIGVLALELRYGLLLLSEEYNAWRWLGWAILPSLYLVLAAAPRSWPWPVSAYPREYRLYAALPLAVLMLGWFWLANIFSDGTAEPLPYVPLLNPLDLGLLFALLGVYLWSRSAAPERGPRAELVAQAVAGASLFAFFTTLVMRTAHHWGGVPFHLDALLESMLVQAGLSIVWTLIALSLMIGGHLRHRREVWLIGAALIAVVVAKLFFVELSNRGGLARIVSFIGVGGLLLVVGYFAPLPPKRPEPVVETEGVAS; via the coding sequence ATGCAATGGATTTTCATGCTGATTGGCCTGGTGCTCGGCTGGACGCTCGATGAGTCGTTCAGTGATGCGGGCATTGGTGCGTTGCTCGGTTTGGGCATTGGCCAGGCGATTCGCCTGTCGATGCTTGCCTCGCGTACGGAGGAGCAAGGCCGTCAGCTGGAGTCGGCCCGGAACGCCCTGAAGGTGGTCGAGCAACGCCTGGCTCTGCTGGAAAGGCCTGCCGCCGTTGAAGCCCCTGAACCTGTCTTTGTCGAAGAGCCGCTGCCGGTAGCGGCGCCGCCCGAACTCGTCTGGGAATTACCCGCCGACCTGGAACCTGCCTACGCAACCGTGGTGGCCGAGCCCAGCCAGCCATTGCCGGCTGACGTGTGGAGGGCTGAGCCGAGCGCCAGCATCCCTGAACAACCCGCCGCGCCTGCGTTACCTCGCGGCCCCAACTTCATCGAACGCGCCATCAGCGGTGCCCGCAACTGGCTGTTCGGTGGCAACACCGTGCTGCGGGTCGGCGTGGTGCTGTTGTTCCTCGGTCTGGCGTTCCTGCTGCGTTATGCCACTGAAGGCATGGTGGTGCCGATCGAGCTGCGTTATGCCGGTGTTGCCGGCTGTGCGTTGGCCTTGCTGGGCCTGGGTTGGTGGCTGCGGCTGCGCAATAGCAACTACGGGTTGATGCTGCAAGGCACCGGTATTGCCGTGTTGTACCTGACGGTATTCGCCGCGATGCGCCTGCATCCGTTGCTTGATCCCGGTGCAGCCCTCGGCTTGCTGGTGGCTGTCACGGTGTTCTCGGCGATCCTGGCGATCACCCAGGACGCCCTCGGCCTGGCCTGCGCCGCCGCCCTCGGCGGTTTTGCCGCACCTATTCTTACGTCTACCGGCGCTGGCAATCATGTGGCGCTGTTCAGTTACTTCGCCCTGCTTAACGCGGGCATTCTCGCCATCGCCTGGTTCAAGGCCTGGCGCCTGCTCAACCTGATCGGTTTTGTCGGCACCTTCGGTATCGGCTTCGCTTGGGGCATGCGCTCTTATACGCCGGAGTTGCTGTGGAGCACCGAGCCGTTCCTGATTCTATTTTTCCTGATGTACCTGGGCATCGGCCTGTTGTTCGCCCGGCGCAAGTTGCTGGAGATGCGCGACGCGCCGGACGATGACAGCCGTGGCGCGCTGCTGCGTTGGTCAGCGGCCAAAGGTGATTACGTTGACGGCAGCATGCTGTTCGGTCCGCCGCTGGTGGGCTTCGGTTTGCAGTTTGCGCTGGTGCAGCACCTGGAGTTTGCCGCCGCGTTCAGTGCGCTGGCCCTGGGCATTACCTACATGGGCCTGGCCCGTTTGTTGAGCGGCGGGCGCGCCTTGCTGCTGGCGGAAACCTGCCTGGCGCTGGGCGTGATCTTTGCCAGCCTGGCGATTCCCTTGGGCCTCGACGTACGCTGGACCGCGGCGGCCTGGGCCGTGGAAGGCGCCGGGATCTTCTGGCTCGGCCTACGCCAGCAACGGCCGTTGGCGCGGGCGTTTGGCTTGCTGTTGCAAGTCGGCTCCGCGCTGGCGTTCCTCAGCGAATTGCGGGTGGGCGAGACCAGTCTGTTGGATGGCGCACCGTTGGGTGCGTTGTTGCTGGGTGCGGCATTGCTGTTCAGTTTCTTCCAGTTGCGCAAGGCGCCGGTGGAGCAAGCGGCGCAGTGGGAGCGTCGTGGCTTGCCGGTGTTGGCCAGCGTCGGCCTGGGTTTCTTGTACCTGCTTGCGCCGCTGCTGCTGTCGACCCAAGGCACCGCCATCAGTTGGGCGATAGCGGGTCTTGCGACCCTGCTGGTCGGGCTGCGCATCGGCTCGCGCACGTTCCTCTTTACCGCGTTTGCCGTGCAACTGCTGGGTGGGGCGCTGTTCCTGCTGCGGTTGCGGACGGGCGCCGATTCCGGCGCGGTGTTCAGTGCGGGATGGAGCGGGCTGCTCACGGCTTCGCTGATTGGTCTGGCGTTGATTGGCGGCATGCTGCTAGCCGCGCGGGACACCATGGTGCGCAGCGATGCGCGGTTGTTGCGTGGCCTGTCGGTGGTGTTGCTGGCCGGGCTGGTGCTGATCAACCTGGCGGTGCTGTTCGTGCTGCCGTGGGAAACCGCCAGCGGCGTGTGGGCGGCCAGTGGTTTGTTGATCATCTGGCTGAGCCTGTATCTGCAACAACGCGTCAGTTTTGTCTTCGGGTTGTTGCTGCAAGTGATCGGTGGCGCTTCGTTCCTGATCGCGGTGCCGGACCTGCTCGGGCCGCTGGCCAGCGAGGGTTTGCGTCCTTTGGGCCATAGCGGTTTCTGGACGCCAATGGTGCTCGGGCTGGCAGCGCTGGTCGGTGCCTGGCGCTTGCAGCGCCGGCCACATGCACCGGTGTTCGAAACGCTGAGTTTGCAGCGGCTGTCCGACGTGCTGCTGGTGTGGGGCGCGGGCTGGTGGACGCTGGCGTTGGTCAGTGAAGTGCTGCGTTTTGCGCCGTCGATGCTGCAAGGTACCTGGCTATTGGCGGTGGCGGCGGTGAGTGTGGCGATCTGGGCCGTATTGGCCTTGCGGCTGCAATGGGCGTCGCTGGGCTTGCTTTGCACGCTGTTGATGCCGGCGGCGGGCGTGGTGTTGCTGGGCGCGTGGGGCTCGCGTTATCACCCGGCGGCGAATTTCGCCTGGCTGGCGTGGGCAGCGGTATTTGCGGTGCACTTCATGTCGCTGCGGCGCCTGGCGTTGGTCATCCCGGAAAAAGCCCTGGGCGCCGCGCACGTGCTCGGTTGCTGGCTGCTGATCGGCGTGCTGGCGCTGGAGTTGCGCTACGGCCTGTTGCTGCTGTCCGAGGAATACAACGCCTGGCGCTGGCTGGGCTGGGCGATTCTGCCGAGCCTGTATCTGGTGCTGGCCGCTGCGCCGCGCAGTTGGCCGTGGCCGGTGTCGGCGTACCCACGCGAGTACCGGTTGTATGCCGCGCTGCCGCTGGCGGTGCTGATGCTCGGCTGGTTCTGGCTGGCGAATATCTTCAGCGACGGCACCGCCGAGCCGTTGCCGTATGTACCGCTGCTTAACCCGTTGGATCTGGGATTGTTGTTCGCACTGCTGGGTGTGTACCTATGGTCTCGCAGTGCCGCACCAGAACGCGGGCCGCGCGCCGAGCTGGTCGCCCAGGCGGTCGCCGGTGCGTCGTTGTTCGCCTTCTTCACCACGCTGGTGATGCGCACGGCTCACCATTGGGGCGGCGTGCCGTTCCATCTGGATGCGTTGCTGGAGTCGATGCTGGTGCAGGCCGGGTTGTCGATCGTCTGGACCTTGATTGCCCTGAGCCTGATGATCGGTGGCCATCTGCGTCACCGGCGTGAGGTGTGGTTGATCGGTGCGGCGTTGATTGCCGTGGTGGTCGCCAAATTGTTCTTCGTCGAATTGAGCAACCGCGGCGGGCTGGCGCGGATCGTATCGTTTATCGGTGTGGGCGGGCTGTTGCTGGTGGTGGGCTATTTCGCCCCGCTGCCGCCCAAGCGCCCCGAGCCGGTGGTTGAAACTGAAGGAGTGGCCTCTTGA
- the hutC gene encoding histidine utilization repressor codes for MDESPAPLYARVKQMISQQILNGNWPPHYRVPSESELVNQLGFSRMTINRALRELTAEGLLVRMQGVGTFVAEPKSQSALFEVHNIADEIASRGHRHTCKVITLGEEAAGSERAVALEMREGGRVFHSLIVHYENDIPVQIEDRFVNALVAPEYLQQDFTQQTPYAYLNQVAPLTEGEHVVEAILADADECKLLQIETSEPCLLIRRRTWSGRQPVTAARLIHPGSRHSLEGRFSK; via the coding sequence ATGGACGAAAGTCCGGCGCCCTTGTACGCCCGCGTCAAACAGATGATCAGCCAGCAGATTCTCAACGGCAATTGGCCGCCGCATTATCGCGTGCCGTCGGAAAGCGAACTGGTCAACCAGCTGGGCTTCAGCCGCATGACCATCAACCGCGCGCTGCGCGAATTGACCGCCGAAGGCCTGCTGGTGCGCATGCAAGGTGTGGGCACCTTTGTCGCCGAGCCCAAGAGTCAATCGGCGCTGTTTGAAGTGCACAACATTGCCGATGAGATCGCCTCTCGCGGTCATCGTCATACGTGCAAAGTCATCACCCTCGGTGAAGAAGCCGCCGGTTCCGAGCGCGCTGTCGCCCTGGAAATGCGCGAAGGCGGTCGGGTGTTCCACTCGTTGATCGTGCACTACGAAAACGACATCCCGGTGCAAATCGAAGACCGCTTCGTCAACGCCCTGGTCGCGCCGGAATACCTGCAGCAGGATTTCACCCAGCAAACGCCTTATGCCTACCTCAACCAGGTGGCGCCGCTGACCGAAGGCGAGCACGTGGTGGAGGCGATCCTGGCCGACGCCGATGAATGCAAGTTGCTGCAAATCGAAACCAGCGAGCCATGCCTGTTGATTCGCCGTCGCACTTGGTCTGGCCGCCAGCCGGTCACGGCTGCGCGTTTGATCCACCCCGGTTCCCGTCATAGCCTGGAAGGACGTTTCAGTAAATGA
- a CDS encoding lipocalin family protein, with protein sequence MMRFVLYLCASLFLAGCASHSGDDLQPKTVGSVNLKRYQGTWYELARLPMYFQRNCAQSEARYTLLPDGNMSVFNRCLTPEWKWQEAKGTATPQVAGRTDKLWVEFNNWFTSLLPGVAKGDYWVLYVSDDYKTAIVGSPSRRYMWLLSRTPTVSADTREDLLSRARQQGYDTTRLIWRTSDKQMAKTSQ encoded by the coding sequence ATGATGCGTTTCGTTCTATACCTCTGCGCCAGCCTGTTTTTGGCGGGCTGCGCCAGCCATTCTGGCGATGATCTGCAACCCAAGACTGTCGGCAGCGTCAACCTCAAGCGTTACCAGGGCACCTGGTATGAGTTGGCCCGTTTGCCGATGTACTTCCAGCGCAATTGCGCACAGTCCGAAGCCCGCTACACGCTGTTGCCCGACGGCAATATGTCGGTATTCAACCGCTGCCTGACGCCTGAGTGGAAATGGCAAGAAGCCAAGGGCACGGCCACGCCGCAGGTCGCCGGCAGGACCGACAAACTGTGGGTGGAATTCAATAACTGGTTCACCTCGCTGTTGCCGGGCGTGGCCAAGGGCGATTACTGGGTGCTGTACGTCAGCGATGACTACAAGACCGCCATTGTCGGCAGCCCTAGCCGGCGCTACATGTGGTTATTGTCGCGCACGCCGACGGTCAGCGCCGACACCCGCGAAGACCTGCTGAGCAGGGCGCGACAACAGGGGTATGACACCACGCGCTTGATCTGGCGTACGTCGGACAAGCAGATGGCGAAGACTTCGCAGTAA
- a CDS encoding formimidoylglutamate deiminase has product MSAFFAERALLPNGWANDVRLEVSADGLLIKVEPNASADGAERLRGPVLAGMPNLHSHAFQRAMAGLAEVAGNPNDSFWTWRDLMYRMVGKISPDQLQIIARQLYIEMLKAGYTSVAEFHYVHHDVSGQPYADPAELSQQISQAAASSGIGLTLLPVLYSHSGFGGQAPNEGQQRFINSTEHYLNLQSRLQPILAAQPAQQLGLCFHSLRAVTPQQISDVLAASDKTCPVHIHIAEQQKEVDDCLAWSGQRPLQWLYDHVEVDQRWCLVHATHANPEEVTLMAKSRAIAGLCLTTEANLGDGIFPAVDFLAQGGRMGIGSDSHVSLSVVEELRWLEYGQRLRDQRRNRLYRSDQPMVGRTLFDAALDGGAEALGQPIGRLEVGKRADWLVLDGNDPYLATANEDGILNRWLFAGGDRQVRDVLVNGQWVIRDGHHAAEEDSSRAFTQVLRDLLG; this is encoded by the coding sequence ATGTCCGCTTTCTTTGCCGAACGCGCGCTGCTGCCTAATGGATGGGCCAACGATGTACGTCTTGAAGTCAGCGCCGATGGCCTGCTGATCAAGGTTGAGCCCAACGCCAGTGCAGACGGTGCCGAACGGCTCAGGGGCCCGGTGCTGGCGGGCATGCCGAACCTGCATTCCCACGCGTTCCAGCGGGCGATGGCCGGGCTGGCGGAAGTGGCCGGCAACCCGAATGACAGCTTCTGGACCTGGCGTGACCTGATGTACCGGATGGTTGGCAAGATCAGCCCCGACCAACTGCAGATCATCGCGCGCCAGCTGTATATCGAAATGCTCAAGGCCGGCTACACCTCGGTGGCCGAATTTCACTACGTGCACCACGACGTCAGCGGCCAGCCTTATGCAGACCCCGCCGAGCTGTCGCAACAAATCAGCCAGGCCGCCGCCAGCAGCGGTATCGGCCTGACCTTGCTGCCGGTGCTCTACAGCCACTCCGGTTTTGGCGGCCAGGCGCCCAATGAAGGCCAGCAGCGCTTTATCAACAGCACCGAGCATTACCTGAACCTGCAATCACGCCTGCAACCGATTCTGGCTGCGCAACCGGCGCAACAGCTGGGCCTGTGCTTCCACTCGCTGCGCGCGGTAACACCCCAACAGATCAGCGACGTGCTGGCCGCCAGCGACAAGACGTGCCCGGTGCATATCCATATCGCCGAGCAGCAAAAGGAAGTCGACGACTGCCTGGCCTGGAGCGGCCAGCGTCCGCTGCAATGGCTGTATGACCATGTTGAAGTGGATCAGCGCTGGTGCCTGGTGCACGCCACCCACGCCAACCCGGAAGAAGTGACGTTGATGGCCAAGAGCCGGGCGATTGCCGGGCTGTGCCTGACTACTGAAGCCAACCTGGGGGACGGAATTTTCCCGGCGGTGGACTTCCTGGCCCAAGGCGGGCGCATGGGGATTGGTTCCGACAGCCATGTATCGCTGAGCGTGGTGGAAGAATTGCGCTGGCTGGAATATGGGCAGCGGCTGCGGGACCAGCGGCGCAACCGGCTGTATCGCAGCGATCAACCGATGGTCGGCCGTACGCTGTTCGATGCCGCGCTGGACGGCGGTGCCGAAGCGCTGGGGCAGCCGATTGGACGCCTGGAAGTCGGCAAGCGTGCGGACTGGCTGGTGCTGGATGGCAACGATCCGTACCTGGCGACGGCAAACGAAGACGGGATTCTCAATCGCTGGCTGTTTGCCGGTGGTGATCGCCAGGTGCGCGATGTGCTGGTGAACGGCCAGTGGGTGATTCGCGATGGGCATCACGCCGCCGAAGAAGACAGCAGCCGGGCGTTTACCCAGGTCCTGCGGGATTTGCTGGGCTAA
- a CDS encoding HutD/Ves family protein gives MSSMKVWRAADYIRMPWKNGGGSTEEITRDAGEGLDGFGWRLSIADIAESGGFSTFAGYQRIITVLQGSGMVLTVDGEEQLGLLPLQPFPFKGDSQVACRLIGGPIRDFNLIYSPQRYQARLQWMDGTQRFFSAAHTVLVFSVADEVKVLGERLNRHDCLQLDGNTGLLDVSVTGRCCVIELTARA, from the coding sequence ATGAGTTCGATGAAAGTCTGGCGCGCCGCCGATTACATCCGCATGCCGTGGAAAAACGGTGGCGGCAGCACTGAAGAAATCACCCGTGACGCGGGCGAGGGCCTGGACGGTTTCGGCTGGCGCCTGTCGATTGCCGATATCGCCGAGTCGGGCGGGTTCTCCACCTTTGCCGGGTATCAGCGGATCATCACCGTGCTGCAAGGTTCGGGCATGGTGCTGACGGTGGACGGCGAGGAGCAACTCGGGTTGTTACCGCTGCAGCCGTTCCCGTTCAAGGGTGACAGCCAAGTGGCCTGCCGATTGATCGGTGGGCCGATCCGCGATTTCAACCTCATCTATTCGCCGCAACGCTATCAAGCGCGGTTGCAATGGATGGACGGTACGCAGCGCTTCTTCAGCGCCGCCCACACCGTGCTGGTGTTCAGTGTGGCCGATGAGGTGAAGGTGCTCGGCGAGCGGCTGAACCGTCACGACTGCCTGCAACTGGACGGTAACACCGGCCTGCTGGACGTCAGCGTCACCGGCCGTTGCTGCGTCATCGAACTGACTGCACGGGCTTGA